The following proteins come from a genomic window of Miscanthus floridulus cultivar M001 chromosome 2, ASM1932011v1, whole genome shotgun sequence:
- the LOC136536397 gene encoding uncharacterized protein encodes MVDSTSVPNLAQIRAQSTSSSVPIRPRQASTLQQMAALQATVERMEAEREAERVERERERAQREAERAEWEVLRAQRAAEAQRMQDMFSFMSSLGTTLPGVVVPQSLLAPVVPPTPLALGTPSSGSNPTPSPQHTHPRLDRSTTTRRCPFRLPLGSVAVGGAPSCFIDFS; translated from the exons atggtcgactcgacctctgtgcccaacctcgcccagatccgagcacagagcacgagctcctccgtccccattcgacctcggcaggcgagcacactgcagcagatggcggcactccag gccactgtggagaggatggaggccgagagggaggccgagagggtcgagagggagagggagagggcccagagggaggccgagagggccgagtgggaggtcctgagggcccagagggcggccgaggcacagaggatgcaggacatgttctcattcatgtcgagcctcggcaccactctcccgggtgtggtggtgccccagtcgttgctcgctccagttgtgcctcctactcctctggctctaggcactccg tcgtcgggttcgaacccgactccttcgcctcagcacacacacccccGGCTGGACAGGTCCACCACCACACGGAGGTGCCCCTTTAGGCtcccattgggatcagtggcagtaggtggtgccccttcatgtttcattgacttttcttga